The Ruania alba genome window below encodes:
- a CDS encoding ABC transporter ATP-binding protein: MTEREALDRVYLPGSAETWQPPADEPAIPDALRPPTTGTRRERLQAWRGRHLLREQRAKDTFTNSRNPERGLPVASSSAVGNFLKSLLGNRKPIVVGLLVLHALAAVAGLAVPRILGTLVDSASAGGTAVDTLNALALAVAAVVVLQALLTFAARWISAVFGQDLLAAAREYVVRTVLRLPLSKVEGASTGDLVTRVTRDVGTMSESVRWALPQAVVALVTTVLTLGAMVLNSPLLSLPLLLSVPALAIAVTRYLKRAPAGYITEGSTYSDINTTLTETVEGARTVEALGLQGRRTRLGDADIEVSAQAERYTMSLRNLLFSVIDFAYNSPLVWTLLLGGVGYANGWVSLGQITTAVLYIQAVVAPLDQLVANVDRLQVGVASTTRLLGIAEVPQDREPGEDTPDGVKLTGVDLRFAYREGHDVLHGVDVDLIPGERLAIVGPSGSGKSTLGRLLAGINRPRTGAVTVGGVNLVDLQLDVLRTEVALVTQEHHVFVGTIRDNIVLAREDSPDAAVIEALQAVDAWGWVKRLPDGLGTVVGSGKVKLTPAQAQQIALARLVVADPHTLVLDEATSLIDPRTARHLEGSMSVLLEGRAVVAIAHRLHTAHDADRIAVVIDGRIAELGSHDELVDAGGAYAELWQAWTS, encoded by the coding sequence ATGACGGAGCGTGAGGCGCTCGACCGCGTGTACCTGCCCGGCTCCGCCGAGACGTGGCAACCACCCGCCGACGAACCAGCGATCCCGGACGCACTGCGCCCGCCGACGACGGGGACGCGGCGGGAACGGCTGCAGGCCTGGCGCGGGCGGCACCTGCTGCGCGAGCAGCGCGCCAAGGACACCTTCACCAACTCCCGCAATCCCGAGCGAGGACTACCCGTAGCCTCGAGCTCCGCCGTCGGGAACTTCCTGAAGAGCCTGCTCGGGAACCGGAAACCGATCGTGGTGGGCCTGCTCGTGCTGCACGCCCTGGCCGCGGTGGCCGGCCTGGCCGTGCCGCGGATCCTCGGCACCCTGGTGGACTCCGCCAGTGCTGGGGGTACCGCGGTCGACACGCTCAATGCCCTGGCGCTGGCCGTGGCGGCCGTGGTGGTGCTGCAGGCGCTGCTGACCTTCGCGGCGCGGTGGATCTCGGCGGTGTTCGGGCAGGACCTGCTCGCGGCAGCCCGCGAGTACGTGGTGCGCACAGTGCTGCGGCTACCGCTGAGCAAGGTGGAGGGAGCCAGCACCGGAGATCTGGTCACGCGGGTCACCCGGGACGTGGGGACGATGAGCGAGAGCGTCCGGTGGGCCCTGCCGCAAGCCGTGGTGGCGCTGGTGACGACGGTTCTCACCCTGGGTGCGATGGTGCTCAACTCGCCGCTGCTCTCCCTGCCCTTGCTGCTCTCGGTGCCGGCTCTGGCGATCGCGGTGACCCGCTACCTGAAGCGCGCTCCGGCCGGGTACATCACCGAGGGCAGCACCTACTCCGACATCAACACCACGCTCACCGAGACCGTCGAGGGTGCGCGGACGGTGGAGGCACTCGGGCTGCAGGGGCGTCGTACCCGGCTGGGCGATGCGGACATCGAGGTGTCTGCGCAGGCCGAGCGGTACACGATGAGCCTGCGGAACCTGCTGTTCAGCGTGATCGACTTCGCCTACAACTCCCCGCTGGTGTGGACCCTGCTGCTCGGTGGGGTGGGGTATGCGAACGGGTGGGTGAGTCTCGGGCAGATCACCACCGCCGTGCTCTACATCCAGGCCGTGGTGGCGCCGCTGGACCAGCTGGTGGCGAACGTGGACCGGCTCCAGGTGGGGGTGGCCTCCACCACCCGTCTGCTCGGGATCGCAGAGGTTCCGCAGGATCGGGAGCCTGGGGAGGACACTCCCGACGGCGTGAAACTGACCGGTGTAGACCTGCGGTTCGCCTACCGCGAGGGGCACGACGTGCTGCACGGGGTGGACGTGGACCTGATCCCGGGGGAACGGCTCGCGATCGTGGGCCCGTCCGGATCGGGGAAGTCGACGCTGGGCCGGCTGCTCGCCGGCATCAACCGGCCGCGCACCGGTGCGGTGACGGTAGGTGGGGTGAACCTGGTGGATCTGCAGCTCGACGTGCTGCGCACCGAGGTAGCACTGGTCACTCAGGAGCATCACGTGTTCGTGGGCACCATCCGGGACAACATCGTGCTGGCCCGCGAGGACTCCCCGGACGCGGCGGTGATCGAGGCGCTGCAGGCGGTGGACGCATGGGGCTGGGTGAAGCGGCTCCCGGACGGGCTGGGCACGGTGGTCGGGTCCGGGAAGGTGAAGCTCACCCCCGCCCAGGCGCAGCAGATCGCGCTGGCCCGGCTGGTGGTGGCCGACCCGCACACCCTGGTGCTGGACGAGGCGACCAGTCTGATCGACCCACGCACCGCCCGGCACCTGGAGGGGTCGATGTCGGTGCTGCTCGAGGGTCGCGCGGTGGTGGCGATCGCGCACCGGCTGCACACCGCGCACGATGCGGACCGGATCGCGGTGGTGATCGACGGCCGGATCGCCGAGCTGGGCAGCCACGACGAGCTGGTCGACGCCGGCGGGGCGTACGCCGAGCTGTGGCAGGCCTGGACCAGCTGA